Part of the Vitis vinifera cultivar Pinot Noir 40024 chromosome 13, ASM3070453v1 genome is shown below.
GTTCTTCACATTCTGAGAATTTCAAAGCCTGAAGCCCTCCCAATGACCGCACAAATCCTTGTTGCAATTTGATTAGCTCTAAAATCCCAGAAACTCTTAACTCAGTGAGTGAGGTGAGTTCAATTCCACTTCTCAAGACCGTCTCATTACATTCATCGATTGTTAATTTCTTGAGAGATGGTAGCCTTAGAAATCAAAAGATAGAGACTCTAGTGATGGGAAAAACTTATCTACAGAAAAACATGTCTCTCCATAAAACTCCGTACCCACATTTGTTACTCCATCATTTCCAGAAATCAACAACTGTTTGAGCGATGATAACTGCCCCAAGCATGGTAAAGATGTGCACTTTTTGCAATCTAAGAGACGTAGATTCACCATTTTAGAGAATGAGCCATTCTTTATCCAATATGGGAATTCTAGACCACCATATCTAAAAATTCTGAGTTCATTCAAATTCGATGGAGGTTTTAGATAGTCAAGGACATTCATTTGATCCATTTCATTCCCTGGACCATCCAAGCCAAAACTCCACATTAGTGTCAATCTTTCAAGTTTATCCTTTAATTTTAGACCTGCATCCTTTACATCTTGAACATtcaccacattttccaaatttgAAATACGAAGTTCACCTCCAAGATTtgacatttccctcaacttctTGATATTCAAACCATTGTTTTTGTCCACCATGAAATTAGATaatatttgcaatttttttaatttgacaaTTTGTGAAGGCATTTCTTTTAATTGACTGTTACCTTCAACATCAAGATGTCGAAGGTTAATTAGATTCCCAATGCTAATAGGCAACTTGGTAAGCTGATTACACCATGATAATATCAATGTTTGTAAATTGCAAAGACTGCCTATTGAATCAAGTAAACATTTAATGTTGCTTTTAGACAAATTAAGATACCTTAGAAGTTTCAAATTACCAAATTCATTTGGTATCTCATTTATCCGGTAACCACTCAAGGAGAGCACCCTTAGGTGTCCTAATCTTGGTATCAATTCTCGAAGCACCTTATTACTGATGAATTGAGTATCGATAAATCTTGGTGTTGATATAGCTATGAACGTGCGCAAATGCTCCTTCTCATGAAACCTTTCAAACTTTTTAAATGTATCATAATCCTCACGAACAAACGATGAATGGCGAGTAGTTTTAGGAATGAGATGTtgcaaattatttttgaacTCATCATCCAAATGCAAGCATGTATCTCCAGCAACATATTTAGCTAGAGCATGCACAAGGTCATGCATCACGAATCGTGATCTATTGCTACTTGACGATTGAAAAGATGACCTTGACAGTAGCTCATCAAAATACTTATCACCAAGATCTTCCATTTTCCTATTATCTTTTGATTGTTGAATTAACCCCTCCGCCATCCACATGAGGATTAACCCTTGCTTTGTAAACTCATAATCCTGGGGAAAAATTGTGCAATAAGTAAAACACCTCTTTAAATGTGATGACAGATGATAGTAGCTCAATCTCAAGGCAGGGATGATGTCACATTCCTTGTCTGTGAAATCCCATACTTTGCTGTACAATACTCTTTCCCATTCACATTCACGTAATTCAGAGCGCAAAAGGCCACCAAGGGCTCTTGCTGCTAAGGGCGAACCTCCACACTTCTCTACAATTCTCCTGCCAATTGATTCCAAATTTGGGTGCTCATCGATATTCATATGTTCAAAAGCATGTGTTTGAAATATCTTCAAACAATCATCATAAGGTAACTGTTTGAGCTCATGTAAGTTCTTGTGCCCTCTCATCTTGTTTGCAACATCATTATTGCGAGTTGTGACTAGAATTTTGCTTCCCTGTGCTCCCACCCAGAAAGGGGAGCATAGCCTGTCCAACTCAAAGTAATCATCATTCCACAAGTCATCCAAAACTATCagaaatttttttcccttcaattccttcctcaaattttcttggATTTGATGCAAGTCTTGTGAATCACTGCTTTGAGAATTAGTCGCCGAGTTGAGAATTGTCTTTGTTATTCTCAATGCATCGAACTGATCTGAGACACAAACCCAgtcttttttatcaaaatgcttGGTTATGGTCTCATCGTCATCGTACACCAGTCTTGCCAGTGTGGTCTTGCCCATCCCACCCATGGCCACGATGGAAACTACAGAAAAATTGGTTTTAGTGGGTTCATTCGTAAGCAGCATACCAATTATAATATCTTTTTCTGTCCCCCTGCCATAGACCTGAGGTTCATAGACTAGAGATGCAGTGACTGGCCTTCCCCAAGCAGAGTTGGTTATCGCAGCCACCTTTTCTAGACGAAGCTCAGATTTTTGAGCCGAAATATCTCGTAAGCGGCGAGTGATTTCATACACCTTGGAGCTCATTTTAATATAACGCATAACCTCAGTAGGATTGAAAATGCCAAGACAAGTTGAGATGAGCTTGCGTACCTTGCTCGGCCTGCCTTGATGATCAGCTTCTTTGGCCGTGAGCTCCCGTTGCAAAGCTTCGTAGGCGAACTCATCCAAGATGTCCTCCATATCATAAGCCATATCTTTCAGATTGCCCAGCCACTCTTTCACAGAGCGATCCGTGATCTGCTTGTCCTCCGCGTCATTAAGCTCTTCACGAATATCCGACAATTCTATCTCCCATTTCTTGAGATCAGAGTACACCC
Proteins encoded:
- the LOC132254900 gene encoding putative disease resistance RPP13-like protein 1, which encodes MEAVGDALLSAAIGLLFDKLASADLLDFARQQWVYSDLKKWEIELSDIREELNDAEDKQITDRSVKEWLGNLKDMAYDMEDILDEFAYEALQRELTAKEADHQGRPSKVRKLISTCLGIFNPTEVMRYIKMSSKVYEITRRLRDISAQKSELRLEKVAAITNSAWGRPVTASLVYEPQVYGRGTEKDIIIGMLLTNEPTKTNFSVVSIVAMGGMGKTTLARLVYDDDETITKHFDKKDWVCVSDQFDALRITKTILNSATNSQSSDSQDLHQIQENLRKELKGKKFLIVLDDLWNDDYFELDRLCSPFWVGAQGSKILVTTRNNDVANKMRGHKNLHELKQLPYDDCLKIFQTHAFEHMNIDEHPNLESIGRRIVEKCGGSPLAARALGGLLRSELRECEWERVLYSKVWDFTDKECDIIPALRLSYYHLSSHLKRCFTYCTIFPQDYEFTKQGLILMWMAEGLIQQSKDNRKMEDLGDKYFDELLSRSSFQSSSSNRSRFVMHDLVHALAKYVAGDTCLHLDDEFKNNLQHLIPKTTRHSSFVREDYDTFKKFERFHEKEHLRTFIAISTPRFIDTQFISNKVLRELIPRLGHLRVLSLSGYRINEIPNEFGNLKLLR